The Pogoniulus pusillus isolate bPogPus1 chromosome 30, bPogPus1.pri, whole genome shotgun sequence genomic interval CCTGGGGCTGGTGTGGAGCACAGTGGGGAgtctgcccctgcctgccctcgAAGGCTGATGTGCTGCTCTGGGAAAACCTTTCTGTGCTCCAAGTAGCTGCCTAGTGGTGCGTTTTGCCTTCTGGTGAGTTTTCCCTCCTCAGAGCCCACGTTCAGCACTGCAGGCCAGAAACCCCCTCTACCAAAGGGAGAAGTAGGACGTTGCTCCGTTGCTGCTAATGCACAGTCACAGCTCTGCCCACATGTGCTGTCACCCCTGACTAGAGCAGCTATGGGCAGGGCTTGCCCGGAGCTGACTTTGATGAGCCAAaggagagagatgttgcagaAGGGTGGATGTATGGtttggctctgccctggctccacTGTTAGTGAGCAAGTGCTCAATGCAGCAGCAAGGTAAAagacccaggctgtgccagacaGTGCTCACTGAttgctttttgcctttctttatTGCTGTCACAGTTTGACAAAGAGATGGTCCTTGAGGCAGGATGGGCTTGCTGCACCTCAAGCCTGCATTTCCCTTGCTGGGTGCTCAGCAGGTTGGGACTGGGCAGAACTCTGCTTTGACAATCAGAAACCTGAATTCTGCTGCCAGCTtccctcctgagctgctgctggtaccTGCCTGGAGAGAGGCTTAGAGGTACAGGTGGCCCACAAGCCAGTGGATGAAAACACTTTGGTTTTGTCCTAGGTATGGGCAAAGATGTGCATTTCCTTGCTGCAAACCACATCAGGTGTTCTGCATGCTATTTTTCCTCTCTTAACCATGTCATACATTAGATTTCTTGTTGGAGAGTAACAGGCCAGATTTTATGCTGGGCAGTTTCAGGGGCTGCATGGAAACAGAGGGGGACAATCAGAAATGACAGGGGCAAAGTAAGATTTTATTTTGGCTATCTGTGGCAAATTTGCACACAGACCAGTCtaagccagcagctctgggtgtgTCATGTGGCACTTCAGAGGCACACCAGTGTGTCCTCTCATTGGCCCATTATTTCTGGTGTAGTGACTCTGGGTAGGAGAGAAGCCAAGACGAACATCTctaggagaggcagaggagactgAGTCTGGAAGCAGTCAACCTTTCTGCAACATTTTGAAAGCCACAGCACTGACCACTCAGCCTTCAGATGCTCTCTGTAACCAAGACCTACCTTTCTGGGTTTCTTCTTCTCATCTGGTCTCTGTGTTCCCAGACTTGGCCCTCTGACTGAGATTTCTCCCTGGCTGCCAGTCCTGAGGGCATGTGTGATGTGTGAGAGCTCAAGGCACTCAGGAGACAGTATCTTCTTGTTCCTCTCCACACTGTTAGCACAGCTTCTGAGACCATGAGCAAAACTGTGGTTTTGTCACAGCCAAATTGTTGTTGACTTCATCTGTGATCCCAGCTCCGAAGAATGCTGTGATTTGGTGCAGTGGGCTCGTGGGGACACAACATGTCTCTATGTGCCCTTGGAAGATGCTTGTGGTTTGTGGTGATGTGGCCTGGAATCCTCAGGCAAGGAGGTCTACCAAGGCATGAGAATTCCTGGGGATTGGGAAAGGATTTGCTCACAGCTACTGTGGTTTATGATGTGAAAGGACTGGTGAAACCTCTCTGTCATTTCATGTAAGTTTGGATGCCATTCCTCTTGCTGCCCGGTGCAGGCAGTGTGGTACCTTCATTGGTCCTCTGTCATGCACAAGCTGAAGACTCTGGTGATGGAGCCTTACAGTAAGGAAAGTGAGAATTAAATATTGTGaatccaggaggaaaaaaagctaaTATTGTCATGAGGATGGCCTGACCCACCCCTGGGCTGGGAGGATGTTGTGGGGTTACTGACCCCCTGAGGAATGGAGCAGCGCTGCAGAACATAGACTGAGCTGCTCCAAGGGGACATTATCTGAGAGGTGGCAATTCCTGCCGCACCTGGATCTCAGTCCAGGCCTCCAGCTTGACTGTTACACACAGAAACAATTGGAACCAAAACCCAATTGAAGTAATTTAAGGAtgtggctggcagagcagcacgGTTTAGAAAAGGGCTTCATGCATGCAATATGACAGCTGCTGCATGGCAGCAGTTTTCCTGCTCTGGGAATGTTTCCCAGTTTTTCTCCACTTCTTTTTCTCAGCCTTTAAGACCTTGTGCCTGCAACATCTGAGGTTGCCTTCCCTCAATGTGCAGGATGGGAGCAAAGGTAaaacttcttttccttctgtccttttttttctctcagcctgtggtgTGTTTCCAAGACCTTTCCACTCTTACATCTGCCACCAGACTTCAGGCAACTGGAGACTTTGCAGAACTTGGTGCCAGCCACACTTGGGGTGCATGGTGGAAACTGTGGGTTGTGGTTCTGTGGAGCCACTGCTGGATATCTGTgcttcccagagcagcagcaggagctctggcTGAGGGTAAGGCAGGAATGTGGCTGCAGTGTGGGTCCTTCCCTGTTTACAAGCAGAAAGTTGCTCAGGAACCTGTGTGGCAGGTGGCAGGTTCCTCAAGCACCACTCAGTGTTGCAGTCCTGTGTGATTTTACTGTACCTGCTGTGATATTAACCCCTGCTTCTGGAATCCTGTGATTACATAGGATGATCAGCTTCTGTTTCAGGAAAATTCCTGTTCAGTCCCTATGGCTGCCTAGAAGAGGCTGGGAAGCAGGTCTTAGACCTGCCTTCAGAAGCCAAGCATGAGGCTTGAATGCCCTTTCTGTGTATGCTATAGGCTGTTGCTGGGCTGCATTCTTATGCTTAACAAATACACAGGGGGCACTTCATTTTGAAATGTCTTCAAAGCTTTAATGGTTGCTGGAAGGTCTAGAATACATCAGCTGCTCTTCCAGTTGGGCTGAGAGATGAGGCTGCAATAGAGCCTGAACTAGACAACAGAGGGACCTGCATCATGTGGAGGCAGATCCATGTCAACAAGGACTGGGGGCCGAGGCTAGGTTTGGACCCTGCTTTTGGGGAGCCTTCTAGTCCCATTAGCCCTTCACATACACAAGCAGAAGCGCAGTACATTGTCACTAGGAGCAGGCCTTCTGGCAGCAAACCTTTGTCTTGGCCATGTCCGTGGGGATATCTAGGAAATCCTCCAGCTGAACAAGCGCTGCTGACAAAAGGAGTCAGACTCGCGGCTGGGACAGCATCCGGTACGTGCACAGCCTCTCCGCAGGACGCTGGCAGGGCGAGAGACATTGCCTCTGGCCTGCGCCCGCGGTGGCTTTTGTCCTTGTCCCTGCTGGCAGGCTCCTCCCGCGGCACAGACGGCAGGAAATCCCGGGCAGCTGCCGGGAGCCCGAGCACCTCTGCTCGCCGTGCCGGGCCGCTGCGAGCTGAGCCAGCCCTGCGTGTGTGTGCATGCGTGTGGGCGGGGGGGGCTGCCGCATGGCTTTAGCGAAGGCTGGGAGGGAACGCATGGGGTGGGTGTTTTTTCCTTGCCCCGCCGTGGCTGTCCGCCCTGCCGGCCGCGCTCATGGACTCGATCATTATTCAGGAGCGCTTGGTGGAGCGGCTGCTTTCCCCGCGGACGCAGGCACAGCGAAGCCACCCGGCCAAGCTGAAGGTACGGGGATGTATTTATAGCACTGTGCCAGTCAGGAGCAGCGGGGACAGGAGGGGGGAGGATGGTGCCCGAGAAGACGTGTGCGGCTCAAGATGAGACctctgaggagcagagaggcGGAAAGGCACCGGTAAGGGAGAGCTGGCGGGGCCGGAGAGGAGGGCAGGCCCCCGCGGGCACCGGGCCGAGGGGCGCGTTGGACAGCTGGGAGATGCACGGCGGGTTGGTGCGGTTATTTGATGCAGGGATTCTGTCTGAATGGCGTGTGTGcggggggggcagggcaggagccgcAGCCTGTGCGCCCGAACAGAGCCTGGTTTGTATTAGCTAACGCTGGGCTTTGGTAGCTCCTTTTCCATCTGCTGCGGCGAGCCGTGGTGGGCGAGTGGCTGCTGATAGTCCCGGGGCAGCAGATGTCAGCGGCAGATGCCCCGGGCACTGCTGGCGTTCTGAATTCACGAAGCTTCCTAGCAGTAAAATGAAGCGAAGGCTCTGCTCTGCGCTCCTCTGGGGCGGTGCTGTGCTGGTTCGTGCGGGCGCGGATGTGGCAGCTGTGCCTGGCCGGAGGGGAGCGGCCGGAGGAAGGGCCGCCCGGGCGGGAGCTGGACAGCCTGCGCTGGAGGCTGTGGCACCCAGGCGCTcctgctgccaagaagtggaggCAGCGGCACCAGGATCCCAGCACAAGCTGCATCATTTCTGGCGTTTGCTCCTGTGGCAGGGGCTCTTCTTCGCCTTTTCTCTGGTCCCATGATGTTCAATTTTAGTGTTTCTGAATATGCCCAGCGAGGCCTCGCTTATCCCCAGGCTGAGTGATGAAGTCACACGAGATCTGCACTGGTTTAAGCAGCAaatccaccagagaggcaaggagGGAATTGGGAAGGATGGCATCACTGCCTTGGAGGtacagagagccctgcagacactCACTGCTAGGGGTGGCTTCTCTGTGCACAGATCTCAAGTGTTTCTGCCCTTGACAGGAACAGGACTTGAATGCCTCAGTGCTTTTGTTCCTTGGTTTGGACTCCCCTGGAGAACACAGCCTGTCAGGGAGCCTCGGCCAGTAGtggaggctgtggggacagggcaTGTTGCTGTGATGTCCACTGAACCCGCGGGCACACGCTGCTTGGCCTGCAGTGCTTTGCTTTGTAACAGGCCCCACAGGTCGACCACATCTCTTGGTATTCTCCACTGGAGTGCGTGGGGCACGTTCCCAGGCGTGTGAGAGTGGGATGCCAGTGGGGACAAAGGCACCACATGGAGGAGGTGGTTGGGAGAGGGGCTCCCCGTGCCAAAGCGCCACTGGCTCAGCTGGCTGAGGCCCCTTCCCGacagctggggctggtgagcGGAGCACAGTGCAGCGACTGAGCGGCTGTCCCGGCTTGTGTCAGCTTGATGggagccagcatgggtttaggaagggcaggtcctgcctcaccaacctgagctccttttatgatcaggttcctgcctggtgaatgtggggcaggctgtggatggagtctacctggacttcagcaaagcctttgacactgtctgccacaagaagctcctggccaagctggcagctcatggcttggacagattcactctgtgctgggtcaagaactgtctggatggcagagctcagagagtggtggtgaatggtgccacatccagttggcagctgtcactggtggtgttccccaaggatcagtgctgggcccagtcctgttccatatctttattgatgatctggacgaggggattgagtccagcatcagtaagtttgcagatgacaccaagctaggagcaggtgtggagctgttggaaggtaggagagccctgcagagggacctggacaggctggataggtgggcaggggccaatgggatgagatttaacaaggccaagtgcaaggttctgcactttggccacaacaaccccaagcagcgctacaggctggggactgagtggctgagagcagccaggaggaaagggacctgggggtactgatagatagtaggctgaagctgagccagcagtgtgcccaagtggccaagagagccaatggcatcctggcctgcatcaggagcagtgtggccagtaggacaagggaggttattcttcccctgtactcagcactggtcaggccacaccttgagtactgtgtccagttctaggcccctcaattcaagaaagatgttgaggtgctggaacatgtccagagaagggcaacaaagctggtgaggggcctggagcacaaatcctatgaggagaggctgagggagctgggggtgtgcagcctgcaggagaggaggctcaggggtgatcttattactgtctgcaactacctgaagggacattgtagccaggtagggggtggcctcttctcccaggcaaccagcaacagaacaaggggacacagtctcaagttgtgctggggtagttataggctggatgttaggaagaagttcttcccagagagagtgattggcattggaatgggctgcccagggaggtggtggaggcactgtccctgggggtcttcaagaaaagcctggatgaggcacttagtgccatggtctggttgattggatagggctgggtgctaggttggactggatgatcttggaggtctcttccaacctggttgattctatgattctatgatcaggagCCTGGAGAGGGGGCTGTGATGCCTCCAGGAACTCCCTGAATCCAAGTCTCTCATCTAATTAATGGATTTTAGGTTTTCATGACCCAGAAAGCCACCTGCCTCCTTCCATAGCCCTCTCAGCTCTGTATTCCCCCTTCAGCGTTTTCTGTCCCATGCATAGTCACTCTGCAGATATCATCTGTGTTGGGCCCTAGTGAAAATGGTGACTCAGTGCTTTGAGCAAGGCAGGCACTAGGCTCAGGAGCCCACTTGGGCTCCCTAGGTGGCATGTTGGTGTTGGTGCACTAGCAGAGATAGTGGTACATGGCTGTTGCAGTGCCCAGCCATTTCTGGGATGGGTGCACACATTGGATGTCTCAAAGCCAACCTGGAGAAGTGTGAGTCCAGGTTGGCTGTGGTGCAGGGACCACACCATTGTTCCTGAGAAGGCTGTTGCAAGAACAAGAGCGCTCTCCATGACTCCCCCTACATCTCTCTAGCCTTCACCCTGGGCTGACATGCTCTCCTGCATCTCCTGGCAGGGCTCTCTGGTACATCCAGGACTGGCCTGAGTGGGGCATGGCTAGGGACGGGGCATTTCCCCTTGTGACTCAGGCTGCCTCCCACTGCAAGGGAAGCTCTTCTCTTGGTGTTATGCTCAGCGTTCACCTTCCTCACTGCAAGGGAAACTAACCACAAGGCATGCGTGAAGGGCAGCATCCTGCACCAGCCAGGATTTGCTCATTTCTAAGGTGGTGATTcccctgagctgcagggaggtAACCAGAGGCACAGTGAATCCAGGCTTACCTGCTTGTGCTGAACAGAGACAAGAGATCAGGTTCAGCCAGTTATGCTTGGCTGAAGTCAGTGCAGTTGCACCAGAACTCAGCTGCTGGTGTCTCTGTTGTCAGCCCTTAGTCATCCAGGTTAAACCCCAAAGGAAATAGGAGAAACACACCCCAGGCCTCAGCTAGGGCCTTACTAGCACGTTGCCAGGGCTATTTCACATGTCAAGTCACTGGAGAGAGCAGgtgattgttttctttccaaaggCTGATAAAGACTGGGGCAGGTCTTGTCCTGCTCCAACTCAAAGCTTGGCTGTAGGAgaagcagaaggggaagggcAGTTGTGTGTTTGTGCCACTTCCTGAGCACTGGCCCTTGCCATGGAAGGTGCTGGCTTTGGTTGCACTTTGGTTGTTGTGTTCATGGGTGTGCTTCCCcaggaagcaaagcagctaggaggtAGCTCTGGCAGTGAGGGACATGGCCTggaaggttgtttttttttctcctttcattgATCTTGCCAGTCCCACATTTCTCACCCTGTTTTGTACCCCTCCTGTTTACCCTTTACTGAGCCTTTTGAGTGGCAGTTGGCAGTGTCCCCCAGGCAGGTGCTGCTTCGCTGTATGCAGCTTGTCAGAGCTGCCATCACTTTTCACTCTGGTGTCTCATCActgtctgctgcactgctgctttgggCTGCCACTGCCTTTCACCTCAGCCATTAGAGCTCCCAGTGGAGTGCTTTGAGTGCTAATACTCCTTACTTCTCTCAGTTTGCtctgtcccttcctgcccctctgAACTGGGGTTGGGGTGAAAGAGCAGAGGGGTAAGGTGAGGGAGACCAGACCTTATGGTGACTCTGTCAGGGCTAAAGTGACCAAGTTTGAGACCCAAAACAAACTTGAATTTCTAGAAGGCAGCAGAGTTCTTGGGCCATGATGGCCACCAGCCATGTCATTGCTGTCTGGGTGGGCAGCTTCTGATCAGCTGTAAACTGAAGGAGGAGAGTCTGTGCCATCCTTGCTGTGTGTGCCCACCAGGACTTTGCAGTCTGCATGGCTGTGGATGTCTGAGAGTGTTCACATGTGAACATGCAGCCAGAGGCTTCAGAGggctgctcaggagctgtgttACCCACTTGCAGTGTGGATACAGGTGCAAGTCAGCATAGCCCTAAGCTCAACACATTAGATCATGGCAGGTGTTTCTTTTGTGTGCATGTTCCAGGAATGGAGATAGTTCAATTTAGAAACAGAGCTCTCCCCTGCAGTGCCTGGAGacccagagagctgcagggtgaGGACAGTTGTGTGTTTGAAGGGCAGGTGGGAGCAGGGGGTGGTTTATAGGAACACCTATCTCCATGAGTTAGCCTCAGGTGTGACTCCCAAGGGGGCTTATTTTAACTGAGGTTGAAAAGTGGAGTGGATATCTCTGGCTCAGGTATTTGTGACTGACTGCTTCCCCTTGGGTCTAGCTTGTGAAGTGTGTAAGGAGGGAAGTGTTTGCCAAAGGCTCTGCTGTGGCCTTGGCAAGGAGaatgcactgctgcagagctgtaagCTGTGAAAGACCAGAGGTGCTCAGGTGGAGAATGGATGAAGTGGCCAGGGTGGGTGGCACCTGTGAGTGGAGCTGTGAGCACTGGACTGTGTGTTGAGCCCATCCTGAGGGCAATATCTGGAGCAGGTCTGTGAATCCTGCAAGTGAGCCACGTTCACCTTTCAGGAGGTGCCCTGCACgaccaggctgtgtgtcccTGGGGGGCAGTGTAGGCTGCGTGGTTGCTTGCTCCTGGCTGTGGCATCCATGGCAGGTGCTCCTGAAATCCACTGCTGGTCATGCTGCTCCTTGAGTGCACTTAGTGTACTGGTACAGAGCGTGTGCCACACttgcagggtggctgtggctTTTGTGCTGTAAGAGGGCACTGAGTGACAGGAGGCTGTGCCTAGGGATGGTTAGGCAGTAGCTGACACCCCAGTAATGTAATGCCTTCGCCCAAAGCATCTCGCCTGCGTTATCAGTGCTTCTGCATCTTCCCACTTGCCATGCTCCTTGAACTTCTGTCTCTTCAGAAATAACACTGAGGGATTACTCAGGATTTCCTCTTACTCAGCCAGGAgaggctgtgacacagcaagAAATAATCTCCTCTTAGGTCAAGCGGGAGCCAAGCCACTGCACCTTCCCTAGTCACAGCTCAGGACACCACAAACGCTGGGCTGCCAGCTACAGAGAGTTTTCCTTCTATCACAAGCAGCTCTGGAGGGAGGGATGTAGAAATAACTCTGAAAGGCCTGGGGACAGGTGACATCTGGTGACCCTGCTtgtgaagggagcctgcagctgtgtgggagaagcagacTTAGGAAGGCTGTGTGTCAGTAGCAGCCCCAGGTGTACTTTCTGGTAGGAATAGCAGGATGTACCTCTGCTCTTGTATTCTCTGTGCTGGGCCTTGTTGGCTGgtgagagcagctgagcagggctgtgcttggcAGGAGGTGGTCCTTGGTGGCCACTCGCAGGAAGGGCAGAAGTGCTTGAGCTTAGAggtgtgtgccctgccccacACCATTGGCAGCACAGGgaccagcctctcctccaacccttggctctgccttgggcttttgGAATCCAGCTCCCAGTTGCTGTGTGAGGCTTGAGGAAGAGGGGTGGCCTGTGCTgacctgctcctctccacctctgccctgcaggacCATGAGAAGCAGTATGTGGGCTTTGCCACTCTGCCAAACCAGGTCCACCGGAAGTCTGTGAAGAAGGGTTTCGACTTCACCCTGATGGTTGCAGGTGAGAGTGCTCATGGATGGAGGTTGTTGGGCCATACGGTGGGTGAATGGAGTGGACCAGATCTCACTTCCCTTAGGTACTCCCTTAGCTCCTGGATTTTTCCCTCTCACTGTACTGGTCCTTGCCTTAGGCCTTGCTTTGCTCCCCAGCCTATGTTGTCATCTGACAGTTCCCCCAGGAGGAATGGACCCCTCCTGACCACTCCAGCATGCTTCTCCAACAGAGTGGCTGGTCTGGGTGGTGAAGGCAGAGCCAGCCAGGGgccaagggaaaggaaggagagggagagtggaggagCTGAGAGATCACATTTCTACAAGGATTGAGACATCTCGCAGCAGAAATCCTCCCACTGCTGGAAAAAGGCAATGCCAATAACCAGCTTCTGACAGCTCATCTCCCTTGCTTCCTCTGGCTCAGGACCCAAAGCCTTGTTCAGTTTCATTTGTAAGTCAATTAGTGGGCCTTGTTACttgcttttccctcctcccctttgCACTCTGCCAATTAGGAGAGTCGGGTCTGGGCAAATCCACGCTGGTGAATAGCCTGTTCCTGACAGACCTCTACAAAGACAGAAAGCTCCTCAATGCGGAGGGTAAGTTGGGGACAAAGCAGGGTGAGTGGTTCTTGTGCCTGCAGGTCTAGGCTGTCCTACGGCCTAGTACTGTGCTTCCTTGCttcactggcagctgcaggcttgcTGGGTCCCAGCCCTGTTGTTtggtgctctgctctccttctctggctgcagaggcGCTAGTTAGTATTTGATTAAAAAGGGTTTGTCTGCAGGACTTCTCtgccctgtgtgatctggtataggtgatcctgctctggcaggggggttggactagatgaacttttgaggacccttccagcccctgatgttctgtgactctgtgcaggGAAGATGAGGCTACAGAGCAGCACTGGCCCTTTGGGTTCAGGTGTTGagctttggcttttgtttttggGTGCTAGATTGTGGTAGGGATTTCCCTTCCCAAGTGACTGCACAAACTGCTCTGAACAGCTGAGCTCCAAGCACTTCAGAGGTCTGTATTCTGagcctgcttgctgctggccTCCCACAGTACCATTCCCTTGAGGCTCCTTAGAGCACGATCAGAGTTTTTGGAAAGCCATGTTACACCTTGTGCTCGGTGATAAGGAGGGAGCTGGCTTGTCATGGGTGTGAGTGGGCATCTCCAGGTGTACTGCCTGCCTTTAACTCGCATGTTCCTGTCAAAGAGAGAATCAGCCAGACAGTGGAGATCGTCAAGCACACAGTGGACATCGAGGAGAAGGGTGTCAAGCTGAAGCTGACCATAGTGGACACACCAGGCTTTGGAGATGCTGTCAACAACACTGAGTGGTGAGCAAGCcgctgctgccttcctcctgaTCCTTGGTCATGTCTTGTTTTCTGTGGGTGCTTCACAGGAAGGGGGTCTGGCAGTAGGAAGAGGATGATGCTTTCTCATGGCCCTTTGGAGCCACTGTGCTGTTAAACAGGTGGGTTTGTGTTCCCAGCTGGAAGCCCATCACTGACTACATTGACCAGCAGTTCGAGCAGTACTTCCGTGACGAGAGCGGCCTGAACAGGAAGAACATCCAGGACAACCGAGTGCATTGCTGCCTCTACTTCATCTCACCCTTCGGGCACGGGTGAGAGCCCTCACGCCACGGCCAGAGAGTCCCTCGTGCCCGAGGGTTGCCCCACAGTGGCTTGTACATTGGcaaggctgctggcacaggagaaGAGATGTCTGGATGCTGTCCCTCAGCTGGGTGTCAcctcacctccctgccctgtgctgtggttATGCAGAGAGATCTCCCTCAGGCCTTACAGCCTGTCTGGGGAGCCAGAGAGATGATGGCACACAGACTTGTGTCTTCCTGCCTAGCTAAACCTGACTggtgggaaggaaagggaatttTAAGCTGCCTTTAGTGCCTGCCCCTTGCTGACTCTtgtgccaggctgagcagctggaggggcCATGTTGGCTGCCCTGTGGCAGAGTACAGCTTTAGAAAGACCCCGGGTTGTGGCCTGGGTACAGCCTCTGCCTGAGCCATTCAGCAGCTGAAATCTGAGAGAGCTTTCCTGAAGATACAACTCTAGCTGAGGGCTGTCCCAGTGCTGCCCCAGGCTCTTGTGACATTGCTGTCCTTTTCCCTTCATGCTGGGTGGGTAGAAGGGGTTGGAGGGAGCACTGCCCAGTGCATCCTTGCTAACAGTGTCCTtccttgttcctgctgcaggctgaggcctGTGGATGTTGAGTTCATGAAGGCTCTGCATGAGAAGGTCAACATTGTGCCCCTGATCGCCAAAGCTGACTGCCTGATCCCCTCTGAGATCCGGAAGCTAAAAGAGAGGGTGAGTTGCAGTTTCTCTGCAGTGGTGACAGGGATGGGCTGAGGAGggagtggagagagagagagggctAGAGAtagattgtgtgtgtgtgtatttctcTGTGTACACATAGACAGTACCTGCAAATctaactgcagcactgctgggctgtgaggagggaagTGGCCTGCAGAGAGGCCAGCTGAAACTGCAAATCCTTTTGCCATCTGTGGGCTCCAGcaatcctatgatcctgtggtgACACACACAGGGAATAAACCCAGCTTTTCTGTCTTGTTCAGAGTTGTGtccttttggttttgtcttgCATGGACTCAGATCCGGGAAGAGATTGACAAATTTGGCA includes:
- the SEPTIN5 gene encoding septin-5 isoform X1; the protein is MDSIIIQERLVERLLSPRTQAQRSHPAKLKDHEKQYVGFATLPNQVHRKSVKKGFDFTLMVAGESGLGKSTLVNSLFLTDLYKDRKLLNAEERISQTVEIVKHTVDIEEKGVKLKLTIVDTPGFGDAVNNTECWKPITDYIDQQFEQYFRDESGLNRKNIQDNRVHCCLYFISPFGHGLRPVDVEFMKALHEKVNIVPLIAKADCLIPSEIRKLKERIREEIDKFGIKVYQFPECDSDEDEEFKQQDRELKESAPFAVIGSNTVVEAKGQRVRGRLYPWGIVEVENQAHCDFVKLRNMLIRTHMHDLKDVTCDVHYENYRAQCIQQMTSKLTQDNRIESPIPILPLPTPDTETEKLIKMKDEELRRMQEMLQKMQQQMQDQ
- the SEPTIN5 gene encoding septin-5 isoform X2, which gives rise to MVPEKTCAAQDETSEEQRGGKAPDHEKQYVGFATLPNQVHRKSVKKGFDFTLMVAGESGLGKSTLVNSLFLTDLYKDRKLLNAEERISQTVEIVKHTVDIEEKGVKLKLTIVDTPGFGDAVNNTECWKPITDYIDQQFEQYFRDESGLNRKNIQDNRVHCCLYFISPFGHGLRPVDVEFMKALHEKVNIVPLIAKADCLIPSEIRKLKERIREEIDKFGIKVYQFPECDSDEDEEFKQQDRELKESAPFAVIGSNTVVEAKGQRVRGRLYPWGIVEVENQAHCDFVKLRNMLIRTHMHDLKDVTCDVHYENYRAQCIQQMTSKLTQDNRIESPIPILPLPTPDTETEKLIKMKDEELRRMQEMLQKMQQQMQDQ
- the SEPTIN5 gene encoding septin-5 isoform X3, whose amino-acid sequence is MVAGESGLGKSTLVNSLFLTDLYKDRKLLNAEERISQTVEIVKHTVDIEEKGVKLKLTIVDTPGFGDAVNNTECWKPITDYIDQQFEQYFRDESGLNRKNIQDNRVHCCLYFISPFGHGLRPVDVEFMKALHEKVNIVPLIAKADCLIPSEIRKLKERIREEIDKFGIKVYQFPECDSDEDEEFKQQDRELKESAPFAVIGSNTVVEAKGQRVRGRLYPWGIVEVENQAHCDFVKLRNMLIRTHMHDLKDVTCDVHYENYRAQCIQQMTSKLTQDNRIESPIPILPLPTPDTETEKLIKMKDEELRRMQEMLQKMQQQMQDQ